The sequence CACCCGTATCACAGGCGGCAAGTACGTCTCGACGAAACTCCCTCGAATACGGTGCCACAGCAACCTCCTTGTTCAAGTTGCTGCGTAGCTTAACTAATTTGCCGGCATGGCGCTAGAGCTAGATGAAGAGCGCTCTAGAACATTTGCTTCAGCCGGCTGGCGACCGAAGTGGCATGAATGGGCGGATTGGGCTGTTGCGCTAGTTGCCGCCAGGCGCTTACGTCGTTGCCCAAATCTTTGCCGGTCACCTTTTTCAGGCTGGCGACAGCACAAAACTGCATGGCTGGGTCGGAATCTTCCAGAGCCCGCCCCAGCGCAGCCACGGCCTCTTTATCGCCCGCAGTGGAAAGCGCCTTGGCGGCCGACAGGCGGACGTCTAAATCCGTATCGCCGGAAAGTGTTTCGGCCAACATCCGGGTGGCTTCCGGACTAGGCCGTTTACTCCACGTTTCGCAACAGGCACTGCGAATTTCGGCCTCAGGATCTTTCATGCCCGCATACAAAATAGCGTTTGCCGAAGGGGTGTTCATGTGAGCCATCATGGTGATGATGGCCATGCGGACGTTGAAATCGGTCTCGTTGGGCATCTGGCGCGCCATTTCGGCGGCAAATGCTTCTTGCTCTTCCGGCTTGGCCGTCGCCATTTTTTTCGCCCGCTCCTGCATGTTCGTAATGCGTTGGATGGGAGCAGGTCCGTATTTTTTCAACTGCGCGGTTTGGTCTTCTCCAAAGGGCCACGCGCCGCCGAACCGCTTTGCGCAACCGGGCAACAATAGCGCAGCGGCAACCAGCGCGCTGGTTAGCGCAGACCGAGTGCGGCCGGAAAAAATGCAGCTCATGAACGGTTGATCGATGAGAGAAACAAACGATGCCTAAACTACAAGACGCAGGCCCGACGTGGACGACGGGCCGATAAGCGGGCGAACTATAGCGGAAGGGGGCCGGATAGCCAAGACGATTCTGCCATAGGATTTGCCTGCATCCGTTGCAACCTGTTATGATGTTTCCCAGATAGGCGGGGGCAATTCGGCCTAAATAGGTGAAATTGCTAGCAAATTTTGGGCTTCTCAATTTATCGGGCCAATATGGCGCCCGTTTTGACGAATTGCGTGTGGGAACATCTATTGCGAGATTAAGTTATGCCAGAACCACGCGAACATGCCCAAAATCGAGGCTGGATCGAAAGCATCTTGCGGCGCATTCCTGGCTTCAAAGGGTATTTGGAGAAAGAATACCGCCGCGACAGTGACGCCTTACAGCGCAGTTGGCTGGCCGATCGGCTGCAGCGCGCCAAACCGGCGCTGGACGCATACGGGCGGACGTTGGTCGATGCCAAAAAGTTAGATGCGCTAACGCAGGTAGATCATTTCAAATCGCGGCTGGATAAAAACATCAGCCGGTTGCGCGGCGCCATGCAAGGTTACAGTGGATTCTTCGATTTGGTCCAAGTCAATGAGGGGCTCCTGGATCGGATGTATCAGCAAGATGTCAAAACCATGGACACGGTGGAGATACTTGCCGCGACGATTGAAAAGCTGGCCACTGCCACCGCCGATACTCCCGCTCCGCTGCCGGCATTGAACGACCAACTTGGCCAGGTGGAGCAAGCGATTGACCGTCGGCAAGATATTTTAAAAGGACTGGAATGAAAATGACGAATGACGAAATCCCAATGACCAAGTTTTAGCGGATCGCAGATTGGTCATTGGTGCTTGGTCATTGGTCATTCATGAGGCATTGAACTTCGTCATTTTTTCCGTGTTCAAGTTAACTTCCACTCATTCTCATTCACTGATTCATTATGTCTTTTCGCCTGGAAGTCATTCAGTTCTTTGACAATACCGGCGCGTCGCTGGTGCAGCGGATTCCCGAAGAAGGATCGGCGGACATCAAATACGGCGCGCAACTGATCGTGCAGCAAAATCAAGAAGCGGTGTTTTT is a genomic window of Pirellulales bacterium containing:
- a CDS encoding HEAT repeat domain-containing protein, which translates into the protein MSCIFSGRTRSALTSALVAAALLLPGCAKRFGGAWPFGEDQTAQLKKYGPAPIQRITNMQERAKKMATAKPEEQEAFAAEMARQMPNETDFNVRMAIITMMAHMNTPSANAILYAGMKDPEAEIRSACCETWSKRPSPEATRMLAETLSGDTDLDVRLSAAKALSTAGDKEAVAALGRALEDSDPAMQFCAVASLKKVTGKDLGNDVSAWRQLAQQPNPPIHATSVASRLKQMF